A region of the Drosophila subpulchrella strain 33 F10 #4 breed RU33 chromosome 3L, RU_Dsub_v1.1 Primary Assembly, whole genome shotgun sequence genome:
TGGAGATCGACCCTTCAAGTGTACTGACTGCGGGAAAACTTTCTCCCACAATACATACCTTCAGCGACACTTGGTAACGCATTCAGACAAGCCGTTTAAGTGTTCCATCTGCGAGAAGACCTTTGCATTTTGCTCAATGCTTGAGAGCCATTATCGAAAACACTCAGGAGAACAACCTTTCAACTGTACCCGCTGCTCAAAGTCTTGTCCAAGTCTTGGACATCTTAAGGCGCATGTTCGAAAACACCATTTAGAGGAACAAGATTTTAAGTGCACTTATTGCCCAAAGTCTTATTCCCGGCTTAAAAATCTTAAGTTGCACTTGCGAAAGCACACAGGATAGACTTATTCACAGCTTGTCCTTAGCCACAAAGTCTACAGCAATAAAAAACATCGGGTTTGtgcaaaaacaaattttttctGCAAAGGACTTTCCGGCGAATTATCTTaaagtataaaataatataaggaATTTATAATGTGTCTTTTCCATTTCATTTGGAGCTTTGACAatacaaaatgtaaaaaaaaaagcaagcTGATACGTATTGGAAAGTCATGATTAAAACTATCCCTATACATTTATTAAGTTGGTCTTATATAGTAACCGATTTAATTTCAACACAATTTTGTTCCCTACTTTTTGAGCCCATATCCTCCTCACCCAAGACTTTCTTAAAATACCTTTCCAATGATTTCATACTCAACTATTTCTTAAAGAGCTGCTCAGAAATGTAAtagaaacatttttgtttgtttatttaacaagTCAGCAATTAAGaagtttaaaataatttgctattaaaaattaattacttAACAATGTTGGTGTTGTTTTAATAGGAGCTCCTGTATAAAACAATGTTTTATGAGCAGAAAGTgcaaaaatattcaattgGAAACGGGCCATAATTGTAAACCAATAAAAAAACTAgtaagtaaataaatttaagtcactttttaaaaacaaatttgattCGTTTGGTTTAATGGGTAGTTCGATTGTAATCCAAAAGATGTTAATGTATTGTTTTCAACGATAGTGGCCTTGCAAAAATATCGATAACAACTCTGAGATGTTGCATCTCTAATAAAATTCGTCGATGTAAACAAACCATTTGGGCGGTTATTCTGGCCAAAATATCTTCTAAACAAAACCGTGAgagtttaaatttttgttgtaGAAtagatatataatatataatatatgtttataaagGTATCACAATTCTGTTCATTTTCAGAGTGATGGAGTCGTCGGTATGTCGGGTTTGTCTGGGAACTGGCGAAGACCTGGTCAATATTTTTGAAGACAGTGTTGGATTTGGAGTTTCCATTGCGGGTATGATTTCGAAGTGCATCGGTCTTAAAGTTGAGAGGGGTGATCGGTTGCCCGAAAACATTTGCCCACCCTGCCTGCAGGGAGTCAAAGATGCTATTGAGGATTTACTCGAGAAAGAAGTGTGCAAGGAGCCGGATACCGAGGGTAGTATTATAAACCTGGATGCTACTGAAATTAAGGAGGAATTAGTCGACGACCTCCGGGAGAAGGAGTTCCAGTGCCAAGTAAAGAACGAACCACTCGAAGAAGATGTATTCGAGAAAGAATACAATCCAATACCAGAGAGCGACAGCGATCCATGCGAAATCCAAATGAAGATTGAGATCGAGGAATATGATTGGCAGGGACTTAAAGAGTGTGACGATGATTATGAATCTGCCAATGATAACGATGAGAATACTAGCTTGCACAAATGCTCTTGTTGCTTAAAGACTTTTACATCGAAATCAGCTCTTAGGTACCATTTCAAAAAACACTCTCGAGGTAGACCGTTCAAGTGTACCCAATGCTCGAAGAAATTTACGCACAATTGTTATCTTAAGCGACACTTACAAACGCACACAGGAACAGGAGAAAGTCCGTTTAAGTGTTCCCTCTGCCCGAAAACCTTTCCATTTAACTCAGTTCTTCAGAGCCATTTTCGAAAACACTCGGGAGAACGACCATTCAATTGTACACACTGCTCGAAGTGTTTTCAAACTCTGGGACATCTTCAGGCACATGTGGTGAGCCATACAGGAGAACGAAAGTTCTCCTGTATGCGAACGCACACAGGAGAACGACCGTACGAGTGCTCGCTCTGCTCAAAGACTTTCATTCAGAAGACTGCACTTAATAACCATCTGCGAACCCACACAGGCGAAAAACCGTTTAAGTGTTCCCACTGTTCAAGGACCTTTGCCAGGAATTCAAGTCTTGAGCTTCACCTGCGAACGCACACTGGAGAACAACCCTACAAATGTACCCAATGCTCGAAGAACTTTGCACAACTTTCTCACCTCAATGTACATTTGAGAACCCACACTGGAGAAAGACCGTACAAGTGTTCTATCTGCCCAAAGAGCTATTCACACCAAGTCAGGCTTAAGGGTCACTTGCTTAGCCACAATAGCGTCCTTAAAAGCGGAACGTTTCATGAACAAACAGTATTTTTATAAAGCAAAGGGTATTCACTCCTTATAAGTATATATCAAAGGTAGATTTAAACCTATACTATGTAGAAAATGTACGAGCGGAGAGGTTTGCAAagtaattattaattttctcTTCCATGTAAACAAATATATGTTTAGAATCTTAAGGAATACAAAAAGGCTGAACAGGTTAGTTAATAAGTAATACTTATGGTACATATGAAGTTTTATTTCaaagttattttatttttactaaaTTACTCCCGTGGATGTGAAATATGAATTTTTTCGTGGTGCCACAATGAAAATAGCATTTTTGTCTTGTcttgaattttatttgggCTTGAATTTCAAACTTATATTGCTATTTGCGATactaacatatttaaatttaataaaatttaaaaaacaccgattAGCCCCTGAATACATCGATAGCCCTGCCAAACATCGAAGTCACGGATGTTTCAAAAACATCGATATTTCTCCACCTCTGCTAGCAGTATCTCATCTATCGAAGTTACGCCGGCACGTGTGGTAAAGTAAAAAGTTCACTTAACTTTTTCAAAGCGCTCCAGTTTGCATTTAAGAACTCAAGAACAAAAATGGTGAGTTAATGTTGTGTTGCTCAACATGCCGCATAAGAAAGAGCCGAGGATCACTATGGTCCATGGTCCACATCTTTCGAGAAGGTTCCACAACTTGCGAGTGGACCTCCTCTCTTTTGCCGGGCTGTTGTGTAATCAATGAGAGATACTTGAAACATGGGTTAATTGTGTTGGTCCTTGTTTTATGACACCCAGTCCGCCGCTATCAAGAGGATCATCCCCATGCTGGACCGCATCCTGATCCAGAGGGCCGAGGCGCTGACCACGACGAAAGGCGGCATCGTTCTGCCGGAGAAGGCGGTGGGCAAAGTTCTCGAAGGCACCGTGCTGGCCGTGGGCCCTGGTACTCGCAACGCCGTGAGTATTTCGTCACTATCTGTGCCCAGGCAGTCATCTTAATTGATCGATGAACCAATTCCGCAGACCACTGGCAGTCACATTCCCATTGGCGTCAAGGAGGGCGATCGCGTCCTGCTGCCCGAGTTCGGTGGCACCAAGGTCAACCTGGAGGGGGACCAGAAGGAGCTGTTCCTCTTCCGCGAATCCGACATCCTGGCCAAACTTGAGTAGAGCTCGCCGCCGGAAACTGTCTCACAATTCTATGAATTCTATGTTTTCTATTAGTATGTAACACACCCACAAACCCGAAACCAGACCTACAATAAACGCTGATGCAATATTATTGTTTGCATTGCGCATGGACCGCCATTCAATAAATTTCGAGTTActtgttaaaatgtaaaacaCGTTTTTCAGAACGCATTGGGAACATGTATATCTTATTTTATCACATTAAGTTAAGTGGTATCGCATTTACCTTAAGTTGATAAAGaaatattgtttaatatcaCTGGGAAAAGAACGTTGCTTATATGGTTTTGAATGTCCGTGTTATCCGAGTCCGAGTTATGTAAGTCCAAAAAGAATTTCAAGTTTAAATGGTCTCCAAAGAAATGATACGATTTTTAACTTTGTAATATCCAAAAAAGACACCATATTATTCGGTAAAACATACAAAATATCTATATTTGAACTCCTACTTAAGGCTAAGTTAATCCAACTTTAAATTGCTCAGGCCGTAGACCTGGTTGAAGGCCGACCTCCGCTTGATATCCGGCATTCCTTCGACGGCGGCCCGCTCCCGAGAGATCTTGACCAGAGCCTCGAAAGACCGCGGTTCCCAAATGGCCAGATCAGAGAGGACTTTCCTGCAAAGGATAATGGTTGATTAAGGGATATATGCATCTTGTTGAGCCACCTACTTGTTCAGCAGGATATCAGAGCGTGCCAGGCCCTCCTTGAAGGTTTCCAGACCCACACCATACTGCTGGCATCCCGCCTCAACGCGTGTGCTCCACAGTTGCGCCATGTCCAGTTTCTTCAGCTTTCGTCCTTTGGTGGCGTAGGCCAGTGCCCTGTGGACACTCCTTATAGCGAAGGAGTACACATTGCGGGTGCGGCTCCTGTAATGCTGCGGGAAGTAAACATTTTCGatgttttattgttattttgaGTTAAAAGATGGGAGAAGGTACCGCTGCCAGTTTAAAGATGCGCCTCTTCCGCCAGAACTCATCCGGACCGCGGGCTCGCACCAAAAGTGGCAGATTCAGGAAGACCATGGCTAGATATTATTTGAAGTTTGGTCAAATCCTtagattttttaattgaactccaaaattatactttttattttacatAACCTGCACGGCGCTGTTAACAGCCGCTCATCGGGCTATCGATAAGATATCGATGAAATTAAGTTGAGTGAAAAGGCACTCTTTTTTAATACTTAGCGAtactaaatttttaaaaagataatttaattaatttcataattaaatttttttaacctTTATCACTTTATTTACACAAAAGTAAAACAATCATGTATCGATAGTTTTTCTGGAGTGGTCATTATCGTTTGTAGCTACAGTGGGTATTCGCATAAGTGAAACTAGTGATAGgcatgttttttaattttataaacaaatttatcaTACAGAATTAGTTAAAAAGTTTATTgtggaaataaaataaaaattgttaattaaAACAATTGTTCATTTGTTCCATTTTAGAGGTAGCTCACTGTATTGCCTATCGTTATCGGAAGCTTTGCCGGTTTATTTACGTTTTGGAGCATCGAACCGAgcaaatgttttaaaaattcaagttTTCCGTGTTTTGGCGCACACTTGCAGCACAAATAGAGTCCCGATCCCTCGACCATGTGTGCAAATAGTCCCCGAGTCCCCACCGCGGGAAATGGAGGCTCCGCCCTGTGTTCCGAGGGCCGCCTGAGTTTATATTGCTTTGTGATCACCGCAGCCCTGATCCTCATCCCCTCGGTGCCTCAGATCCATTATGGAATGGTGCCCCAGGTGTGGGGCGCCGTGCTCTGGGGTCCTGTTCTATACTACGCCCTGATCAACATGATCATACGGTTCGTGCTGCGGAACCACGACTACCAGGTGAGTCACTCGGTAAAGTACATATAAGAACCTTATCAATATCGCTATTTTCACCCCACAGGTTGCCATTAGGGCCTCCTTCTTGGGCTTCACCATGGCCGTAAGTACGCTGGTCATCTGCTTTGCACCCACCGAATGGCAGCAATTTGGCGTCTACGGCTGCTTCATGTCCTTCTTCCACTACTCGGAGTTCCT
Encoded here:
- the LOC119554912 gene encoding gastrula zinc finger protein XlCGF57.1-like, whose amino-acid sequence is MESSVCRVCLGTGEDLVNIFEDSVGFGVSIAGMISKCIGLKVERGDRLPENICPPCLQGVKDAIEDLLEKEVCKEPDTEGSIINLDATEIKEELVDDLREKEFQCQVKNEPLEEDVFEKEYNPIPESDSDPCEIQMKIEIEEYDWQGLKECDDDYESANDNDENTSLHKCSCCLKTFTSKSALRYHFKKHSRGRPFKCTQCSKKFTHNCYLKRHLQTHTGTGESPFKCSLCPKTFPFNSVLQSHFRKHSGERPFNCTHCSKCFQTLGHLQAHVVSHTGERKFSCMRTHTGERPYECSLCSKTFIQKTALNNHLRTHTGEKPFKCSHCSRTFARNSSLELHLRTHTGEQPYKCTQCSKNFAQLSHLNVHLRTHTGERPYKCSICPKSYSHQVRLKGHLLSHNSVLKSGTFHEQTVFL
- the LOC119553667 gene encoding 39S ribosomal protein L20, mitochondrial, whose product is MVFLNLPLLVRARGPDEFWRKRRIFKLAAHYRSRTRNVYSFAIRSVHRALAYATKGRKLKKLDMAQLWSTRVEAGCQQYGVGLETFKEGLARSDILLNKKVLSDLAIWEPRSFEALVKISRERAAVEGMPDIKRRSAFNQVYGLSNLKLD
- the LOC119554913 gene encoding 10 kDa heat shock protein, mitochondrial, translated to MSAAIKRIIPMLDRILIQRAEALTTTKGGIVLPEKAVGKVLEGTVLAVGPGTRNATTGSHIPIGVKEGDRVLLPEFGGTKVNLEGDQKELFLFRESDILAKLE